From the Rhodoferax sp. WC2427 genome, one window contains:
- the cheY gene encoding chemotaxis response regulator CheY — protein sequence MANDLRFLIVDDFSTMRRIVRNLLKESGYPDADEAEDGLAALQKLRSGVHFDFVVSDINMPNMNGFQLLAEIKGDEKLKHLPVLMVTAEARKEDIVAAAQGGAAGYIVKPFTKATLEEKLTHILKKNGLIPA from the coding sequence GTGGCAAATGACCTGCGTTTTTTAATCGTGGATGACTTCTCCACCATGCGCCGCATCGTGCGTAACCTGCTCAAAGAAAGCGGTTATCCCGATGCGGATGAAGCCGAAGACGGTCTGGCCGCCCTGCAAAAGCTGCGCAGTGGCGTGCATTTTGATTTCGTGGTGAGCGATATCAACATGCCCAACATGAACGGCTTCCAGTTGCTGGCCGAAATCAAGGGCGACGAAAAGCTGAAGCACCTGCCGGTGCTGATGGTGACCGCCGAAGCCCGCAAGGAAGATATCGTGGCCGCCGCCCAAGGTGGCGCTGCCGGGTATATCGTGAAGCCGTTTACCAAGGCCACGCTGGAAGAAAAGCTGACGCACATTCTCAAAAAGAACGGGCTGATTCCAGCATGA